The segment GGGATCTCGGCCAGCGTAAGGTCGGTATCCAGCGCGGCCTGAATGGAAAAGCTGTCGAACACCCAGTCCATCAGCTTCACGGTCTCGTACAGGGCGGGGCGGCGGTTGGCGTAGCCGAAATCGTCGCAGGTGTCGGGGCTCTGCATCACGCAGAAAATATAGGTTGCACCGTCCTTGTTGGCCCATGAAACATAGCTCTGGCGGCCGCTGTCGTTTTTAAAGGCGGTCACATCGCACATGCCGCCCTGCATGGCGCTGCGGTAGTATTTGCCGCCGCTGGATTTGCTCAGCGCGGCGTTCTGGCTGACCAGAATGGAGGAGGACCGGTGCTTTTCCTTGGCGGGCATCGTAAAGGTGGGAGCACCGGAGATCTCGGCAAAGGCATCGAAGCTCATCAGATAGCGCAGGATCAGGTACATATCCACGGCGCAGGTCACATTGCCGCTGTCGATGCCGCAGGCGTCGGTCCATGTGCTGCCGGTGGTGCCGATGCGCTGGGACAGGGTGTTCATCTGGCTCACCCAACCGGCCAGATCGCCGCCGGAAAGGGTGTAGGCCAGACCCATGGCGGCTTCGTTGGCGTTGCGGGTCAGCATGGCGTAGACGGCTTCCCGGTAGGTGAAGGTCTCGTTGGAACGCATGTCGGCGTTGTTGGTGTTGTATACATAATCCGAAATGGCGAACGGCATCTGGAAGGTGTCGTCCAGATGGTCGGCGTAGTTGGTCAGCAGCAGGGCGACGGTCATATACTTGGTCAGGCCGCCGGCCGGTACCTGCTTTGCGCTGTCCTTATCGTAGACGATGATGTTGGTGTCAGTGTTGACGATGTAGGCGCTCTGCGCCTGCACCTGATAGACCGGGGTGGGGTCGAACATGGCGCCGGCAGGCAGAAGCAGGCAGCTGAACAGGACAGCGAACGACAAAACCAGTGCAAAAATACGTTTCATGTGGACAATTCCTTTAAAAAGCGATAATATAAAACAACAGGCAGCACGGCACAAGCGCCGTGCGCCGGGTAAGAACGAGATCACAGCGGAAGGCTGTATTCTTTATAATAACAGGTTTGGCGGGGTGTGACAAGGCTTATTGTGCCGATTTCACATCCGGTCAGGGAGGACAGGAATGGTATATCTGACAGGGGACACCCACGGCGATATCGACCGCTTCAAACATGGCAAGCTGCGCTGGCTGGGCAAACGGGACACCGTGGTGGTGCTGGGCGATTTTGGTTTTGTGTGGGACGGCAGCAGGGAGGAACAGAAAAAGCTGGATTGGCTGCGCAAGCGCCCGTATACCCTGCTGTTTCTGGACGGCAGCCACGAAAACTATGATCTTTTGAAGCAGTATCCCACCGAGGAACGCTTTGGCGGCAAGGTGCAGGCACTGGGCGGCAATGTGTACCATGTGTGCCGCGGCAGCGTGCTGGAACTGGAAGGAAAAAAGTATCTGTGCTTTGGCGGTGCGGAAAGTCAGGACCGGGAGGACCGGGAACCCGGCGTGAACTGGTGGAAGGAAGAAATGCCCTCGGATGAGGAATACGTCTTCTGTGAGGAGAACCTTGCAGCCTGCGATTACAAAGTGGATTATGTGCTGACCCACGATGCGCCAAGCAGATTTTTGGATTTTACCGCCCTTGCCAGCGGCGAGAACAACCAGCTGCACAGTTTTCTGGATAAAATTTTGTTGAAGCTGACCTACGACAAGTGGTTTTTTGGCTGCTATCATAAGGATACCCAGCTTTCCACCAAAAGCCGCTGCGTGTTCTGCGATGTGATAAGCATGGGCGAACGGCACGCAAAGCGTTCCGTTCGATAACAGGGGCCGCTGCACCAGCCGTGCAGCGGCTTTTGCATTTGATGCTGTTTGTACGCAAAAAACTCCGGATCAGTTCATGGCTCCGGCTTTCTCGAACATCTGCTGCACCTGCTGTTCCAGCAGCGCGTGCTCCGGCGCTTCCAGCAGAGGGTCTTCTGCCAGCATGGCGGCGGCCTCGCTCTGGGCGGCGTGAAGGGTGCGGGTGTCGTTCATCAGGTCGGCGATCTGCAGGGTGGGCAGGCCGTGCTGGCGGCTGCCGAAAAAGTCGCCGGGGCCGCGGGTCTCCAGATCGTACTGCGCCACCGCAAAGCCGTCCGTGGTGCTGCACAAAAATTTCAGCCGTTTTTGTACGTTTTCGCTTTGGTTGTCGCTGACAAGGAAACACCAGCTTTCCGCAGCGCCGCGTCCCACGCGGCCGCGCAGCTGGTGCAGAGCGCTCAGGCCGTAGCGCTCTGCGTTTTCGATCACCATTACGCTGGCATTGGGCACATCCACGCCCACCTCAATGACGGTGGTGGACACCAGTGCGTCCAGACGTCCGGCCTTGAAGTCCTCCATGACGGCGGCCTTCTCCTTGGGCTTCAGCTTGCCGTGCATCAGGCCTACCCGGCGGTCCGGCAGCAGGGCCTTGGCAATGTCCTCGTAGTAGCTCTTGACGGCGTTCAGTCCGCCATCCGGCACATCCTCAATGGCCGGGCACACCAGATACACCTGCCGCCCTCTGCCGATCTCCTGATCGAGAAAATGATAGAGGTCACGCCGCTTTTTTCCGGTGATGCATCGGGTCTTGACCGGTGTGCGGCCCGGCGGCAGCTCGTCCAGGATGGAGATGTCCAGGTCGCCGTAGATGAGCAGGCCCAGCGTGCGGGGGATGGGAGTGGCGCTCATCACCAGCAGATGCGGGTTCGCGGCTTTTTCGGCCAGCATCCCGCGCTGCCGCACCCCAAAGCGGTGCTGCTCGTCGATCACGGCAAGACCCAGCCGGGCAAATTCTACGCCCTCGCTGAGGATGGCGTGGGTGCCCACCACAAGGTCGGCTTCGTCGTTCCGGATGGCGGCAAGCGTGGTGCGTCGTGCAGCGGCCTTCATGCCGCCGGTCAGCAGGGCTACCCGCATCCCGAAGGGGGCAAGCATCCGGTTCAGGCCCTCGGCGTGCTGGGCGGCTAAAATTTCGGTGGGGGCCAGCAGCGCGGCCTGATACCCCGCCCGGATGCACGCCCAGATGGCGGCAGCCGCCACCAGCGTTTTGCCGCTGCCCACATCGCCCTGCAAAAGGCGGTTCATGGAGGTCTGACCCGCCATGTCGGCCAGAATCTCGCTCACGGCCCGGCGCTGGGCACCGGTGGGGGAGAAGGGCAGACTGGCCCAGAACGGGGACGGGTCGGCAAGCTGCATGGGGGCACCGGTGGCAGCGGCACCCCGGTTTTTCATCCGGCCAATGCCCAGCTGCAGCACCAGCAGCTCTTCGTAAATGAGCCGCCGCCGGGCGGCATAGGCCTGCTCTTCCGTGGCAGGGCAGTGGATGGCCCGCACGGCATCTGCCTTGGAGAGCAGACGGTATTTTGCCAGCATTTCCGGCGGCAGCGGGTCGGGCAGCAGCTCTGCGTGGGGCAGAAGCTGACGCACACATTTGGCAATGGCATTGCTGGTCAGGCCCTCAGTCTGGGGGTAGACGGCTTCAAAGGGAGAAGCCTTGATCTGCTCGGCTGTGCGCACCTGCGGGTTGACCATCTGGCGGCGCAGCATCCCGCCGGTAACGATGCCCTGAAAATAGTATTCCTGCCCCAGCTGCAGCTTTTGGGCGGCATAGGGATTATTGAACCATGTGATCTCCAGACTGGACACATCGTCCCCGGCAGTGATGCGCTCCATCCGCCGCCCGCCCGGCAGGATGCGCCCGCCGGGCTTTGCGAATACCTCGGCCTTTACCACGCATTCCACATCGGCGGGGGCCTCTGCGATGGAGTAGGGCTTCGTGAAGTCGATATATCTGCGGGGGTAGTGGCACAGCAGGTCGGCCAGCGTCACGATGCCCAGCTTCTCGAACCGCTCGGCGGTCTTGGGGCCGACGCCCTTCAGGTAGCGCACCGGCGTATCCGGGGTGAGGGTGGTATGGTTTTCGGTGGGCATGGCGTCAGCTCCTTTCTATAGCAGTATAGCCATTGTAGCACCTTCCCGTTTGCAAATCCAGCTAAACCGGCGATAATCATTCCGGGAACAACGCAAAACAAAAAAATCCCGGAAGCCGAAGCTTCCGGGAATCTTTTGGAGGTGACGACCAGATTTGAACTGGTGGATGAGGGTTTTGCAGACCCTTGCCTTACCACTTGGCCACGTCACCATATAGGGAGTGATGAATACCACTCCATTGGAGCGGCCGACGAGGCTCGAACTCGCTACCTCCACCTTGGCAAGGTGGCGCTCTACCAGATGAGCTACGGCCGCATATTCGGTGCATTTTACCTTGCACCCATCATTTCTGATGCCCTGAAAACAAGTTTCAAAGTAGGTGAAAGCTCGCGCTTTCTTGGTGGCGACCCGGATCGGGCTCGAACCGACGACCCCCAGCGTGACAGGCTGGTGCTCTAACCAACTGAGCTACCGGGCCATATTGGAGCAACTTTTGCTGCTCCGTTATGGAGCGGCCGACGAGGCTCGAACTCGCTACCTCCACCTTGGCAAGGTGGCGCTCTACCAGATGAGCTACGGCCGCATATTCGGAAACCCTGCTGGGTTTCCTTGACTGGTGCCTCCGATCGGAATCGAACCAATGACACGGGGATTTTCAGTCCCCTGCTCTACCGACTGAGCTACAGAGGCGCACCGGACGATGATTATTATACCTGAAATTTCGATTTTGTAAAGGGGTAAATTCAAATTTTTTCAAGAAAATTAAAACTTTCTTGATTTTGGTCGCTTTATCGCACAAAATAAGAACGACTTTTTTGAACAGAAAGGTGATCAAAAGGATGCGCAAAGAACATTTGACAAGATTAACAACCTATGGTTTAATAATAGAAAAAGAACACAGGCGCTTTTGCTCTTTACTCTTGCGTATACTTATATATAAGCAAAAAGAGCAAAGGCGTTTTGATTTGAAGCAAGACGGCTCCGTTTTTTAAAAGAGAGCGGGGCCGGGAGGAGCAGCATGGCAAAAAAACAGGAATATGGCAACGAGAGCATCACTTCTCTGAAAGGTGCCGACCGTGTGCGCAAGCGCCCGGCCGTCATCTTTGGTTCGGACGGCGTGGAGGGCTGTGCCCACTCCATCTTTGAGATCGTCTCCAACTCCATCGATGAAGCCCGCGACGGCCACGGCGACACCATCAACGTCACCCGCTGCAAGGACGGTAGCGTCATCGTGGAGGACTTTGGCCGCGGCATGCCTGTGGACTGGAACAACGGCGAGGGCCGCTACAACTGGGAGCTGCTGTTCTGTGAGATGTATGCAGGCGGCAAGTACGGCGAAGGCGAGGATAACTATGAGTTCAGCCTTGGCCTGAACGGTCTGGGCCTGTGTGCTACCCAGTATGCTTCTGCGTGGATGACGGCGGATATCTACCGTGACGGCTGCCACTATCACCTTGATTTTAAAAAGGGCGAGAACGTGGGCGGCCTGCACAAAGAGGAATACAAGGGCCGCCGCACCGGCAGCATCATCCACTGGAAGCCGGACGATGAGGTGTTCACCGACATCGATGTGCCCGGCAGCTACTATAAGGATGTGCTGCGCCGTCAGGCCGTGGTCAATGCAGGGCTTACCCTCAACTTTACCGATGAAAAGGAAAAAGACCCTGCCACCGGCAAGCCCTGGAAGGAGAGCTGGTGCTACCAGAACGGCATTGCGGACTATGTGGCCGAAACCGCCGGGGAGGATACCCTGACCCCGGTGTTCAGCTGCGAGAGCGAGGCTGTGGGCCGGGACCGCGAGGACCAGCCGGACTACAAGGTGCGCATGAGCGCAGCCTTCTGCTTTTCCAATAAGGTGCAGCTGCTGGAATATTACCACAACTCCTCCTGGCTGGAACACGGCGGAAGCCCGGAGCATGCGGTGCGCACCGCCTTTGTCTACCAGATCAACAAGTACCTGAAGGAAAAGAATCTGTACAAAAAGGGCGAGAGCGCCATCAGCTTTCAGGACGTGCAGGATTGTCTGGTGTATGTGTCCTCCAGCTTTTCCACCCGCACCAGCTACGAGAACCAGACCAAAAAGGCCATCACCAACAAATTCGTCTCGCAGGCCATGACCGACTTCCTCAAGCATTATCTGGAAGTGTATTTTCTGGAAAAACCGGAGGAGGCCCAGAAGATCTGCCAGCAGGTGCTGGTGAACAAACAAAGCCGCGAACATGCTGAAAAAACGCGCCAGAGCATCAAAAAAACACTGTCCACCCAGATCGACCTTGCCAACCGGGTGCAGAAGTTCGTGGACTGCCGCACCAAGGACGCCTCCCGCCGGGAGCTGTACATCGTGGAGGGCGATTCCGCTATGGGTGCGGTCAAATCCAGCCGGGACAGCGAGTATCAGGCCATCATGCCCATCCGCGGCAAGATCCTGAACTGCCTGAAGGCGGACTATGCCCGCATC is part of the Faecalibacterium sp. HTF-F genome and harbors:
- a CDS encoding D-alanyl-D-alanine carboxypeptidase family protein, translating into MKRIFALVLSFAVLFSCLLLPAGAMFDPTPVYQVQAQSAYIVNTDTNIIVYDKDSAKQVPAGGLTKYMTVALLLTNYADHLDDTFQMPFAISDYVYNTNNADMRSNETFTYREAVYAMLTRNANEAAMGLAYTLSGGDLAGWVSQMNTLSQRIGTTGSTWTDACGIDSGNVTCAVDMYLILRYLMSFDAFAEISGAPTFTMPAKEKHRSSSILVSQNAALSKSSGGKYYRSAMQGGMCDVTAFKNDSGRQSYVSWANKDGATYIFCVMQSPDTCDDFGYANRRPALYETVKLMDWVFDSFSIQAALDTDLTLAEIPVKYSSDTSSLQLYPADSMMTLLPSTGDGSVTQKYFHLPDAVSAPIQQGDVVGTVELKLAGETIGVVDLIAGQDVSLNPLLFTVARFREFLGSLYLKVVITLSIISAAIYFLWTFLNGWNRRKPTRKIHRR
- a CDS encoding metallophosphoesterase; its protein translation is MVYLTGDTHGDIDRFKHGKLRWLGKRDTVVVLGDFGFVWDGSREEQKKLDWLRKRPYTLLFLDGSHENYDLLKQYPTEERFGGKVQALGGNVYHVCRGSVLELEGKKYLCFGGAESQDREDREPGVNWWKEEMPSDEEYVFCEENLAACDYKVDYVLTHDAPSRFLDFTALASGENNQLHSFLDKILLKLTYDKWFFGCYHKDTQLSTKSRCVFCDVISMGERHAKRSVR
- the recG gene encoding ATP-dependent DNA helicase RecG; protein product: MPTENHTTLTPDTPVRYLKGVGPKTAERFEKLGIVTLADLLCHYPRRYIDFTKPYSIAEAPADVECVVKAEVFAKPGGRILPGGRRMERITAGDDVSSLEITWFNNPYAAQKLQLGQEYYFQGIVTGGMLRRQMVNPQVRTAEQIKASPFEAVYPQTEGLTSNAIAKCVRQLLPHAELLPDPLPPEMLAKYRLLSKADAVRAIHCPATEEQAYAARRRLIYEELLVLQLGIGRMKNRGAAATGAPMQLADPSPFWASLPFSPTGAQRRAVSEILADMAGQTSMNRLLQGDVGSGKTLVAAAAIWACIRAGYQAALLAPTEILAAQHAEGLNRMLAPFGMRVALLTGGMKAAARRTTLAAIRNDEADLVVGTHAILSEGVEFARLGLAVIDEQHRFGVRQRGMLAEKAANPHLLVMSATPIPRTLGLLIYGDLDISILDELPPGRTPVKTRCITGKKRRDLYHFLDQEIGRGRQVYLVCPAIEDVPDGGLNAVKSYYEDIAKALLPDRRVGLMHGKLKPKEKAAVMEDFKAGRLDALVSTTVIEVGVDVPNASVMVIENAERYGLSALHQLRGRVGRGAAESWCFLVSDNQSENVQKRLKFLCSTTDGFAVAQYDLETRGPGDFFGSRQHGLPTLQIADLMNDTRTLHAAQSEAAAMLAEDPLLEAPEHALLEQQVQQMFEKAGAMN
- a CDS encoding DNA gyrase/topoisomerase IV subunit B, whose product is MAKKQEYGNESITSLKGADRVRKRPAVIFGSDGVEGCAHSIFEIVSNSIDEARDGHGDTINVTRCKDGSVIVEDFGRGMPVDWNNGEGRYNWELLFCEMYAGGKYGEGEDNYEFSLGLNGLGLCATQYASAWMTADIYRDGCHYHLDFKKGENVGGLHKEEYKGRRTGSIIHWKPDDEVFTDIDVPGSYYKDVLRRQAVVNAGLTLNFTDEKEKDPATGKPWKESWCYQNGIADYVAETAGEDTLTPVFSCESEAVGRDREDQPDYKVRMSAAFCFSNKVQLLEYYHNSSWLEHGGSPEHAVRTAFVYQINKYLKEKNLYKKGESAISFQDVQDCLVYVSSSFSTRTSYENQTKKAITNKFVSQAMTDFLKHYLEVYFLEKPEEAQKICQQVLVNKQSREHAEKTRQSIKKTLSTQIDLANRVQKFVDCRTKDASRRELYIVEGDSAMGAVKSSRDSEYQAIMPIRGKILNCLKADYARIFKSDVIVDLIKVMGCGVELGGKHNKELATFNLDNLRFNKIVICTDADVDGYQIRTLVLTMLYRLTPTLIEKGYVYIAESPLYEITTKERTYFAYTEPEKAAFLEEIGEKKYTIQRSKGLGENDPEMMWLTTMNPESRRLIKVMPTDVVQTAQVFDILLGDNLAGRKEHIAQHGAEYLDDLDVS